Proteins encoded within one genomic window of Cucumis sativus cultivar 9930 chromosome 3, Cucumber_9930_V3, whole genome shotgun sequence:
- the LOC101208578 gene encoding DNA-directed RNA polymerase III subunit RPC6, translating into MRKSEGPSSLKRKRPDLGTKNSSGGALIGQEKVLYDLICSKQSMGICTFDMKRETKFAESVVTKSLKSLQTKGLIKIVQHYQNKGKKFYLSNDFEPAKELTGGNWYRDGELDKDYINTLKQVCARMIQRKKLMTIEGIVESFKQSGAFKVELSREQIEEIVNALVLDNQVMEVKSSGFGEFEFIPIGKICYKYCTQGGGLKGEPKTGAMASIPCGVCPRITYCTPNGIISPATCVYYTKWLDF; encoded by the coding sequence ATGAGGAAATCAGAAGGGCCATCATCACTCAAGAGAAAAAGGCCAGATTTGGGTACGAAAAATTCGTCTGGAGGAGCTCTAATTGGGCAAGAAAAAGTTCTCTATGACCTAATTTGCAGCAAGCAAAGCATGGGGATTTGCACTTTTGAcatgaaaagagagacaaagTTTGCTGAAAGTGTAGTAACAAAATCCCTCAAGTCTCTTCAAACCAAAGGCCTGATAAAGATAGTCCAACACTATCAAAACAAAGGCAAGAAGTTCTACCTATCAAATGACTTCGAACCAGCTAAGGAATTAACCGGTGGTAACTGGTATCGTGACGGGGAGCTCGACAAAGACTACATCAATACTCTCAAACAAGTTTGTGCAAGAATGATACAAAGGAAGAAGTTGATGACCATTGAAGGAATTGTGGAGTCTTTCAAACAGAGTGGTGCTTTCAAAGTAGAGTTGTCAAGAGAGCAAATTGAGGAGATTGTAAATGCTTTGGTGTTGGACAATCAGGTGATGGAAGTGAAGAGCTCTGGATTTggtgaatttgaatttattccAATTGGGAAGATTTGTTATAAGTATTGTACTCAAGGAGGAGGCCTCAAAGGGGAGCCTAAAACAGGGGCAATGGCTTCCATTCCTTGTGGAGTTTGTCCAAGGATCACTTATTGTACCCCAAATGGCATCATTTCTCCTGCTACCTGTGTCTATTATACCAAGTGGTTAGATTTTTAA